A window of the Dissulfuribacter thermophilus genome harbors these coding sequences:
- a CDS encoding FlgO family outer membrane protein — protein sequence MVNTVPKGREVSNFPELCRELVRDLLKNNSYENLHERTLVVTTFSDINNLEHPTRFGRTLAETLLSTLTQNGIQVQEIRSATSINLAPQKGEFLLTRNPEEIKKSIKAETVLTGTFSETPTTVIVNARIIDFKTRTTISATSREIIKTPIVEQLLREEGGLEPSSLDRLIQ from the coding sequence ATGGTAAATACTGTACCCAAAGGTAGGGAGGTCTCAAATTTCCCAGAACTTTGCCGGGAATTGGTCCGTGATCTACTCAAAAACAATAGCTATGAGAATCTCCATGAAAGGACACTGGTAGTTACCACCTTTTCAGACATCAACAACCTTGAACACCCAACAAGATTTGGAAGGACTCTAGCCGAGACACTACTATCTACCTTGACCCAAAACGGTATTCAGGTACAGGAGATCAGGAGTGCTACATCCATCAATCTCGCTCCGCAAAAGGGGGAATTCTTGCTTACGCGTAATCCCGAAGAAATCAAGAAGTCGATCAAGGCAGAAACAGTGCTAACAGGCACCTTTTCAGAGACCCCTACCACAGTCATTGTAAATGCTCGGATAATCGACTTTAAAACCAGGACTACTATATCTGCAACTTCAAGGGAGATAATAAAGACCCCTATTGTAGAACAACTCCTCAGAGAAGAAGGAGGGCTGGAACCCAGTTCTCTTGACAGGCTTATACAATGA
- a CDS encoding aminotransferase class I/II-fold pyridoxal phosphate-dependent enzyme yields MLSKVIPSKRTQNIEYAIRDIVVEAEKRKERGGDLIYLNIGDPVLFDFRTPSHLIEATYKAMLEHHTGYSASEGVDVAVQAIKEDAIKKGIEPYEVLITTGASEAIDFALSSLVNNGENVLVPSPGYPLYNALLARLIGEARPYKLDEEKNWEPDLDHMASQIDDKTRAIVVINPNNPTGAVYTEETLRGIVELARKHNLVVLCDEIYEKLILNGQPHISLASLDKELPVVTFNGLSKCYLAPGFRIGWAVVSGAPELVEDYTEAMRKLARARLCASHPKQFAIPAALNGAQGHIQDAIDKLRRRRDLTVERLNAIPGISCQVPNGAFYAFPKIEVDCNDKEWVKSLIRETGVVVVHGSGFGSLPETPHFRLVFLPPEDVLNEAYDRIEKFMKQYS; encoded by the coding sequence ATGTTATCAAAGGTTATCCCATCGAAAAGGACACAGAATATAGAGTATGCTATTCGAGACATTGTAGTTGAGGCAGAGAAACGTAAAGAGCGTGGCGGAGATCTCATCTACCTCAACATTGGAGACCCAGTACTGTTTGATTTTAGAACCCCGTCACACCTAATTGAGGCTACATATAAGGCAATGCTTGAGCATCACACAGGGTACTCTGCTTCTGAGGGAGTGGATGTGGCTGTCCAGGCCATCAAGGAAGACGCCATTAAAAAGGGGATTGAACCTTATGAGGTATTGATTACAACCGGTGCCAGTGAGGCCATTGACTTTGCCCTTTCATCCCTGGTAAACAATGGTGAAAATGTACTCGTACCATCTCCAGGTTACCCGCTTTACAATGCACTTTTAGCAAGGCTCATTGGTGAGGCTCGGCCCTATAAACTCGATGAAGAGAAGAATTGGGAGCCGGACCTTGACCACATGGCAAGCCAAATAGATGATAAGACAAGGGCGATTGTCGTTATAAATCCGAACAATCCCACTGGGGCGGTCTACACTGAAGAGACCTTGAGGGGGATTGTGGAGCTGGCGAGGAAGCACAACCTTGTGGTGCTCTGTGATGAAATATATGAAAAGCTTATACTGAATGGTCAGCCTCATATTAGTCTCGCTTCCCTTGATAAAGAATTGCCAGTTGTAACTTTTAATGGTTTATCAAAGTGTTACCTTGCTCCTGGATTCCGTATAGGTTGGGCAGTGGTTAGCGGTGCCCCAGAGCTTGTAGAGGATTATACAGAGGCCATGAGGAAGCTTGCTCGAGCAAGGCTGTGTGCAAGCCATCCAAAACAGTTTGCCATTCCCGCGGCTTTGAATGGAGCCCAGGGTCATATTCAGGATGCTATTGATAAATTGCGGAGGCGAAGAGACCTGACTGTAGAGCGTTTAAATGCCATCCCAGGGATTTCATGTCAGGTGCCCAATGGGGCCTTTTACGCCTTTCCCAAGATTGAAGTGGACTGTAATGATAAAGAGTGGGTCAAGTCCCTGATCAGGGAAACAGGTGTAGTTGTGGTACATGGCAGTGGTTTTGGAAGTCTCCCTGAGACTCCACATTTTAGGCTCGTGTTCTTGCCTCCAGAAGATGTACTGAACGAGGCCTATGATAGAATTGAGAAATTTATGAAGCAATATTCCTAA
- a CDS encoding methylenetetrahydrofolate reductase C-terminal domain-containing protein, translating into MKKDHDFKYTFELVPARASRGKALDDIISFAQKAVDDGILSALSITDNAGGHPALSPTALGREIQTLGITPIIHFSCKDKNRNLIESQLFELDRHGLRNLLVLTGDYPRYGYKGIPKPVFDIDSVVVLEMISQMKKGFLIDPRAPGGGTRLSPMPFRPGCVVSPFKRLEGELIGQYLKLKKKVESGAEYVITQMGFDARKFQELLFFMEEAGIDIPVYGTVFLPSPRLARAINKGVVPGCVLPDELLSRMESWKGPGKRDRLEFGARLIAVLRGLGYNGVHISGPGLAYEDVAWMINRSEAIKDLWWDFIGEFEFPHLWEFFLYEKDEKNGLNKRERTKTQRTKLPIGEYLSYRTSSFVHELFFEEGKYLFGPTKTLIRLLEKGGLNGVLTSFEKAVKAPLYECQMCGNCVLTEFAYLCPQSQCAKGLLNGPCGGSRDGWCEVWPGEKPCFYVRVYKRLRALEQQCTFLKHTLSPRDWEEWKRSSWVKVFLKKRVDKVPS; encoded by the coding sequence GTGAAAAAGGACCATGACTTTAAATATACCTTTGAGCTTGTTCCAGCCAGGGCCTCCAGGGGCAAGGCCCTTGATGACATAATTTCTTTTGCCCAAAAGGCTGTAGACGACGGGATACTTAGCGCACTCTCAATAACTGACAATGCAGGAGGGCATCCGGCACTTTCTCCAACCGCACTTGGTCGAGAAATCCAGACCCTGGGGATCACTCCAATAATCCATTTCTCCTGTAAGGATAAAAACAGGAATTTGATAGAAAGTCAGCTCTTTGAACTGGACCGCCACGGGTTGAGGAATCTTTTGGTGCTGACAGGGGATTATCCTAGATACGGATATAAGGGGATTCCAAAGCCCGTATTTGACATCGACTCGGTCGTTGTACTCGAAATGATTTCCCAGATGAAAAAGGGGTTTTTAATAGATCCCAGGGCCCCAGGTGGTGGAACCCGCCTTTCTCCCATGCCCTTTAGGCCGGGCTGTGTGGTAAGTCCGTTTAAACGTCTGGAGGGTGAACTCATAGGCCAGTATCTCAAGCTCAAGAAGAAGGTGGAAAGTGGGGCTGAATATGTAATCACGCAGATGGGATTCGATGCGAGGAAATTTCAGGAACTTTTATTCTTTATGGAAGAAGCTGGTATCGATATCCCTGTTTACGGAACAGTATTTCTCCCAAGTCCTAGGCTTGCCCGGGCAATAAATAAGGGGGTGGTACCTGGCTGTGTACTTCCAGATGAACTGTTGTCGAGGATGGAGTCCTGGAAAGGGCCAGGGAAAAGGGATCGGCTGGAATTTGGGGCTCGCCTCATAGCAGTGCTCAGAGGACTTGGCTATAATGGCGTACATATAAGTGGGCCTGGCCTTGCTTACGAAGATGTTGCGTGGATGATAAATCGCTCTGAGGCTATAAAGGACTTGTGGTGGGACTTCATTGGTGAATTTGAGTTTCCGCATCTTTGGGAATTTTTTCTGTATGAAAAGGATGAAAAAAATGGGCTAAATAAGCGAGAACGCACAAAAACTCAGAGGACAAAGCTTCCGATCGGAGAATATCTCTCTTATCGCACGAGCAGCTTTGTGCATGAGCTTTTTTTTGAAGAGGGAAAGTACCTTTTTGGTCCCACAAAGACTCTTATCAGGCTCCTTGAAAAGGGGGGATTAAACGGAGTGCTTACATCCTTTGAAAAGGCTGTCAAGGCCCCGCTCTATGAATGCCAGATGTGCGGCAATTGCGTTTTAACTGAATTTGCGTATCTTTGTCCCCAGTCACAGTGTGCTAAAGGGCTTTTGAACGGTCCATGTGGTGGAAGTAGAGATGGTTGGTGCGAGGTTTGGCCTGGGGAAAAACCATGTTTTTATGTGCGCGTATATAAGAGATTAAGGGCACTTGAACAGCAGTGTACGTTCTTAAAACATACGTTATCCCCGCGAGATTGGGAGGAATGGAAGCGTTCTAGCTGGGTTAAGGTATTTCTAAAAAAAAGAGTTGACAAAGTGCCTTCATAG
- the selB gene encoding selenocysteine-specific translation elongation factor has translation MRPHIILGTAGHIDHGKTTLVKALTGIDTDRLKEEKERGITIELGFASLELPGGIHVGIVDVPGHERFVKNMVAGAAGVDVVAMVIAADEGVMPQTKEHLEICQLLGVKKGLVVLTKRDLVDEEWLELVKEDVAQFLTGTFLDGAPIVSVSSTTGEGIEEFLKTLQEILKEVEPRPPVGPYRLPVDRVFVKKGFGTVVTGTSISGRISVGDEATIYPKGIECKIRGIQMHGEEQTEAVPGFRTALNLQGVEKADVDRGDVVATRGSLAPSFLLDLDLIYLESAEKPLRYRAPVRFHCGTKEAIGRILIQGDEIEPGTTTFAQIKLEEPVCVLPGDRFVIRSYSPIRTIGGGKVLNPLPRRRRRTRQDLWEEMQVLRDGSPIELISYHLKQAGLRGLQETELQIRTGLYGKGLKKALNDVFGKKLAIAIEGEGRRILHQEAYVRVLKELVDVLEAYHSENPLSPGLSKEELRSRVCSKLRLRELDQRLFAKALQELSSNNDVIVDRDIVRLKQHSVLLGETEEELREKILSFFKKKGLKTVNWKEASSKFDGDEKQKASLLDLLIREGALVRLKDDLIFHREALEDLERKLVDYLKKHGEIGVPEFRDLTGGLSRKYLIPLLEYFDMKRVTIRIGDKRKLRSQ, from the coding sequence ATGAGACCCCACATAATCCTTGGTACTGCTGGACATATTGATCACGGCAAGACCACTCTTGTAAAGGCCCTCACTGGTATAGACACAGATAGGCTAAAAGAAGAGAAGGAGAGGGGAATAACCATAGAGCTTGGCTTTGCAAGTCTTGAGCTACCGGGCGGGATCCATGTGGGCATAGTGGATGTGCCGGGACACGAGAGGTTTGTGAAGAACATGGTGGCAGGGGCTGCTGGAGTGGATGTGGTGGCCATGGTCATAGCAGCAGATGAGGGGGTGATGCCCCAGACCAAGGAACATCTTGAAATCTGTCAGCTCCTTGGAGTGAAAAAGGGACTCGTAGTACTCACAAAGCGGGATCTTGTGGATGAGGAATGGCTGGAACTCGTAAAGGAAGACGTTGCCCAGTTTTTGACTGGGACCTTTTTGGACGGGGCCCCCATAGTGTCAGTTTCGTCCACAACAGGCGAGGGGATAGAAGAGTTTTTAAAGACCCTTCAAGAGATCCTCAAAGAGGTTGAGCCACGGCCGCCTGTTGGCCCTTATAGGCTTCCTGTGGATAGGGTATTTGTCAAAAAGGGCTTCGGCACAGTGGTCACTGGCACGAGCATTTCTGGAAGGATTAGTGTTGGAGACGAGGCAACCATCTATCCAAAGGGGATCGAGTGTAAGATCCGTGGGATACAGATGCACGGAGAAGAGCAGACAGAGGCCGTGCCTGGATTTAGAACGGCCCTCAATCTCCAGGGAGTTGAAAAGGCAGATGTCGACCGTGGAGACGTCGTAGCTACAAGGGGGAGTCTTGCACCGAGTTTCCTTCTTGACTTAGATCTCATCTACCTTGAAAGTGCTGAAAAACCCCTGAGATACAGGGCACCTGTGCGTTTTCACTGTGGTACTAAAGAGGCCATTGGAAGGATTCTCATTCAAGGTGATGAGATCGAACCTGGGACTACGACCTTTGCCCAGATAAAGCTTGAGGAGCCAGTGTGTGTGCTTCCAGGAGACAGGTTTGTAATCAGGAGCTATTCACCAATAAGGACCATTGGTGGCGGCAAGGTCCTGAATCCGCTTCCACGACGAAGGCGGAGGACGAGGCAGGACCTCTGGGAAGAGATGCAGGTGCTACGAGATGGTAGCCCCATTGAACTCATATCCTATCACCTTAAGCAGGCAGGCCTTAGAGGACTTCAGGAAACTGAACTCCAGATCCGGACAGGCCTCTATGGAAAGGGCCTAAAAAAGGCATTGAATGATGTCTTTGGAAAGAAATTGGCAATTGCCATTGAAGGTGAAGGAAGACGTATTCTCCACCAAGAAGCCTACGTACGTGTGCTAAAAGAGCTAGTAGACGTCCTCGAGGCATATCACAGTGAAAATCCCCTCAGCCCAGGGCTCTCCAAAGAGGAGTTGAGGTCCAGGGTTTGCTCAAAACTCCGGCTGAGAGAATTGGACCAGAGACTTTTTGCCAAGGCCCTCCAGGAATTGTCGTCAAACAATGATGTTATAGTGGACCGAGACATAGTGAGGCTCAAACAGCATTCAGTACTACTTGGTGAAACTGAGGAAGAATTAAGGGAAAAGATCCTTTCATTCTTTAAGAAGAAGGGCCTAAAGACTGTGAATTGGAAAGAGGCATCATCAAAGTTCGACGGTGATGAAAAACAAAAGGCCTCTTTACTTGACTTGCTCATTAGGGAAGGGGCCTTAGTAAGGCTAAAAGATGACCTCATATTCCACAGAGAAGCATTAGAGGATCTTGAGAGAAAGCTGGTTGACTATCTTAAAAAGCATGGAGAGATCGGAGTCCCAGAATTTAGGGATCTCACTGGCGGGCTGTCTAGGAAGTATTTGATCCCTCTTTTGGAATATTTCGATATGAAAAGGGTTACCATAAGAATAGGAGATAAAAGGAAGCTGAGGAGTCAGTGA
- the metG gene encoding methionine--tRNA ligase, which produces MKEQSRYYITTPIYYVNAEPHLGHGYTTVVADCIRRYRSLKGDETFFLTGTDEHGDKIVKAAANAGLKSPKEYADKISANFRALLPILGCEPDRFIRTTDPDHVETVRRVLDIVYKNGDIEFKEYEGLYCYGCERFYMERELVDGKCPDHGIEPVYLKEKNYFFKMSKYQDWLIDHIKKNPDFITPERYRNEVLSFLREPLEDLCISRPKERLTWGIELPFDDGFVTYVWFDALINYLTGLGYPDGENFKRFWPNCHHVIAKDILKPHAIYWPTMLRALGLTPYKGLHVHGYWKIKETKMSKSLGNVVNPETLVSVFGKDPVRYCMLREMSFGLDASFSVDAFFTRINADLANDLGNLASRVLTMVEKYLDGVVPACNEIEGPEAELKAKILEASAKWDEHMNAFETHRAYGVLWEALNLANKVIVKREPWALQKDPEKRPTLYSVLYTLLETLRISSILVYPAMPDTSKRLLMALGCSPEDELSFDRAKTFGLLKEGTKIQKIPGLFPRLNKDEVEKALNLAMNKGEEEKKVEDKTEKTPKADEVGLIEIGDFQKVDLRVAEIKAVEDIPKADRLYKLTVLAPEERIIVAGIKEHFSKEDLLGKKVLICANLKPVKLRGVKSQGMMLVAKGSHGLRLITVEGDVEPGAKVS; this is translated from the coding sequence ATGAAGGAACAGTCCAGATACTACATTACTACACCGATATACTATGTGAATGCAGAACCCCATTTGGGGCATGGGTATACCACAGTAGTTGCAGATTGTATTAGGCGTTATCGCAGTCTTAAAGGAGATGAAACCTTCTTTTTGACTGGGACGGACGAACACGGAGATAAAATTGTCAAGGCAGCGGCCAATGCTGGGCTGAAGTCTCCAAAGGAGTATGCAGACAAGATCAGTGCAAACTTTAGGGCCCTTCTACCCATCCTTGGATGTGAGCCAGACAGGTTCATTCGTACTACTGATCCAGACCATGTGGAAACCGTAAGACGTGTGCTAGATATTGTCTATAAAAACGGAGACATAGAGTTTAAAGAATACGAAGGACTATATTGTTATGGTTGCGAACGCTTCTATATGGAAAGAGAGCTCGTGGATGGAAAGTGTCCTGATCATGGAATTGAGCCGGTGTATCTGAAAGAAAAGAACTATTTCTTTAAGATGAGTAAGTATCAGGACTGGCTCATCGATCACATCAAAAAGAATCCAGATTTCATAACCCCTGAGCGTTATAGAAACGAGGTCCTCTCTTTTTTGAGGGAACCCCTTGAAGACCTTTGTATATCGAGGCCAAAGGAGAGGCTTACGTGGGGAATAGAGCTTCCCTTTGATGATGGGTTTGTGACATATGTTTGGTTCGATGCACTCATCAATTACCTTACAGGTCTAGGATATCCCGATGGTGAGAACTTTAAGCGTTTCTGGCCAAACTGTCACCACGTAATTGCAAAGGACATCTTGAAACCACATGCCATTTACTGGCCAACCATGCTTCGCGCCTTGGGCCTTACGCCATACAAAGGGCTTCATGTCCATGGTTATTGGAAGATAAAAGAGACCAAGATGTCTAAGAGTCTGGGAAACGTGGTGAACCCCGAGACCCTGGTCTCTGTCTTTGGAAAAGATCCCGTACGTTACTGCATGTTAAGGGAGATGTCTTTTGGGCTCGATGCAAGCTTTAGCGTAGACGCCTTTTTTACCCGCATAAATGCGGATCTTGCCAATGACCTTGGCAACCTCGCGAGTAGAGTGCTCACCATGGTGGAAAAATATCTCGATGGCGTGGTCCCAGCCTGTAATGAGATAGAGGGCCCGGAGGCTGAGCTAAAGGCAAAGATCCTGGAGGCAAGTGCCAAATGGGATGAACACATGAACGCCTTTGAAACCCATAGGGCATATGGCGTATTGTGGGAAGCACTCAATCTTGCGAACAAGGTCATTGTAAAGCGAGAGCCATGGGCCCTGCAAAAGGACCCTGAAAAACGTCCTACGCTCTATTCAGTGCTCTATACACTTTTAGAGACACTTAGAATAAGCTCCATACTCGTATATCCGGCAATGCCTGATACCTCAAAGAGGCTCCTAATGGCCCTTGGATGTAGCCCTGAAGATGAGCTGTCTTTCGACAGGGCAAAGACGTTTGGGCTCTTGAAAGAGGGTACAAAGATTCAAAAGATTCCAGGGCTTTTCCCAAGATTGAATAAGGATGAGGTTGAAAAGGCCCTGAATCTTGCCATGAACAAAGGGGAGGAAGAAAAGAAGGTGGAAGACAAGACTGAAAAGACTCCTAAGGCAGATGAAGTTGGTCTCATTGAGATTGGGGACTTTCAGAAGGTAGATTTGAGAGTGGCGGAGATCAAGGCTGTTGAGGATATCCCAAAGGCAGACAGGCTTTACAAACTCACAGTCCTTGCACCAGAAGAGAGGATTATTGTAGCAGGCATCAAGGAACACTTTTCAAAGGAAGATCTACTTGGAAAAAAGGTCTTGATTTGTGCCAATTTAAAGCCTGTTAAGCTAAGGGGAGTAAAGTCCCAGGGAATGATGCTCGTGGCAAAAGGGAGCCACGGGCTTCGCCTGATAACAGTTGAAGGAGATGTTGAACCAGGAGCAAAGGTGAGTTGA
- a CDS encoding PSP1 domain-containing protein has translation MAKIVRVSIRPYRPPEHFLVKDLDLDEGEWVVVPQEHGLEVGQVIERPIEVDLPPQNFPPPIERLASTEEIESYFDNLEREKQAWKFCDERARHYGLAMKLVRVERQFDGKKITFYYFAENRVDFRELVKDLVRGLKTRVEMRQIGVRHEAKMVGGIGCCGREVCCATFIKEFAPVSIKMAKAQNLPLNPNKISGICGRLLCCLTFEYETYKDLQAELPSLGKSIELKTGEAKVIRQNVLKGTVTVLLPDGEEAELPVGEDGEVETELVLVASHEDLPPEEEEQTPMTPMKEEQEVKDSRGSKRDSGSKNAGHGQAKRGSRKHRARSSSKKDKGGSKKRSKKKKQGKRGNKEG, from the coding sequence ATGGCAAAGATCGTACGAGTTAGCATAAGGCCTTATAGGCCACCTGAACATTTTCTTGTAAAAGACCTCGATCTTGATGAAGGCGAATGGGTGGTAGTACCTCAAGAGCACGGGCTCGAGGTCGGACAAGTGATTGAGAGACCCATCGAGGTAGATCTACCCCCTCAAAATTTTCCTCCTCCAATTGAGAGATTGGCTAGCACAGAGGAAATAGAAAGCTATTTTGACAATCTTGAAAGAGAGAAACAGGCCTGGAAGTTCTGCGATGAAAGGGCGCGCCACTATGGGCTTGCCATGAAGCTCGTCAGGGTAGAGCGCCAATTCGACGGAAAGAAGATCACTTTTTATTACTTCGCAGAAAATCGTGTGGACTTTAGAGAACTCGTCAAGGACCTTGTAAGGGGTCTGAAGACTCGGGTTGAGATGCGTCAAATAGGCGTGAGGCACGAGGCCAAGATGGTGGGCGGAATCGGTTGTTGCGGTAGAGAGGTCTGCTGCGCAACCTTTATCAAGGAATTTGCCCCAGTATCCATAAAGATGGCCAAGGCTCAGAACCTTCCCCTGAATCCCAACAAGATATCGGGCATCTGCGGAAGGCTTCTATGCTGCCTCACCTTTGAGTATGAGACCTACAAGGATCTGCAGGCAGAACTTCCATCTCTTGGAAAGTCTATTGAATTGAAGACAGGCGAGGCCAAGGTCATCAGGCAAAATGTGCTAAAGGGTACTGTGACAGTTCTTCTGCCAGATGGAGAAGAAGCGGAACTGCCTGTAGGAGAGGATGGAGAGGTGGAGACAGAGCTTGTCCTCGTAGCGTCTCATGAAGATTTGCCACCTGAAGAGGAAGAACAAACCCCAATGACTCCTATGAAAGAGGAGCAGGAAGTCAAGGACTCCAGAGGATCCAAGAGAGATAGCGGTTCGAAAAATGCCGGTCACGGACAGGCTAAAAGGGGTTCTAGGAAACACAGGGCAAGGAGTTCTTCTAAGAAAGACAAAGGTGGCAGTAAAAAAAGATCAAAAAAGAAGAAACAGGGAAAAAGGGGAAATAAAGAGGGTTAA
- a CDS encoding ATP-binding protein, translated as MKDLVEVFSRILESERTSHAYILEGSSPAQRIQEAERLSMLLLCMARHTDTSAPCGECISCKKVLARVHPDLILIEPVKDLIRIDQIKDLVSGLKYPPLEGQVRCIIIQEAQKMNSDAANTLLKTLEEPPSNNIFFLTVGSIDQLLPTIVSRCQRLSVGVERISPYAVEAPTELSRFELYVNEVTVNGIEDNESSKIIEKRNRIFEILSLYYERGKEAAAISNAFQLSKDSAQERQDFFELLLCLKVLARDLLLIKTVGNDAELDNLLINNEYKDFLIELSGKFHESDLCQYSFQLSELENMARRGINLEYAGNFAILFWFGEHGKDRTS; from the coding sequence ATGAAGGACCTGGTGGAGGTATTTTCCAGAATACTCGAATCCGAGAGGACCTCACATGCCTATATACTTGAAGGCAGTAGCCCTGCACAAAGGATTCAAGAGGCCGAAAGGCTCTCCATGCTCTTATTGTGTATGGCAAGGCACACAGATACATCTGCTCCGTGTGGAGAGTGTATTTCTTGTAAAAAGGTGCTTGCTAGGGTCCATCCCGATCTTATTTTAATTGAACCTGTGAAGGATCTCATAAGGATCGATCAGATTAAAGACCTAGTCTCCGGACTTAAATACCCACCTCTTGAGGGGCAAGTGCGGTGCATAATTATCCAAGAGGCCCAGAAAATGAACTCAGACGCAGCAAATACCCTATTAAAGACCCTGGAGGAACCCCCTTCAAATAATATTTTTTTCCTCACAGTGGGCTCCATAGATCAGCTATTGCCAACGATTGTCTCTAGATGCCAGCGCTTGAGTGTAGGCGTTGAGCGTATTTCCCCCTATGCTGTTGAGGCCCCTACGGAGTTGAGCCGATTCGAGTTGTACGTCAATGAAGTGACAGTAAATGGAATCGAGGACAATGAATCCAGTAAGATAATAGAAAAAAGGAATAGGATTTTTGAAATTCTTTCCCTCTATTATGAGAGGGGAAAAGAAGCAGCGGCTATTTCCAATGCCTTTCAATTATCCAAGGATTCCGCACAGGAACGCCAGGATTTTTTTGAACTCTTGTTGTGTTTAAAGGTCCTCGCAAGGGATTTGCTCCTGATTAAGACAGTGGGAAACGATGCTGAGCTGGATAATCTTTTAATCAATAATGAATACAAGGATTTTCTCATTGAATTGTCAGGAAAGTTTCATGAGTCAGACCTCTGTCAATATTCATTTCAGCTTTCAGAACTAGAAAACATGGCAAGACGTGGTATAAATCTCGAATACGCTGGCAATTTTGCAATACTGTTTTGGTTTGGTGAACATGGCAAAGATCGTACGAGTTAG
- a CDS encoding 3'-5' exoribonuclease YhaM family protein: MNSQIKKGSYVSDIKDANQEVQGVFLVEEKSLLETKNGDPYVAMSLSDKTGRIAARIWDGAVAAFNSFDTGDYIFIKGVSQAFKAQIQLRVLSVKSLDKSLIDIKDFLPHTKFSIDAMWDEFRRILKSIKDRELNNLLKAIFADKTIQDEFKRAPAAKRMHHAYIGGLLEHTLSVAKLAKMIARYYPWLDSDLLLCGALLHDIGKIEEFSYDAPPIDYTDKGRLLGHLVIGTNIIERFLALTCMDKEGQKAKLLLHMILSHHGHKEFGSPVLPMTEEALVLHLIDDLDAKLNFLQGLKEENPTDDYNWTKYQSLLERSFFLPGIREDLLDGLFRGQSDVREHDFKAQDIGQKGLWEK; this comes from the coding sequence ATGAATTCTCAAATAAAAAAGGGTAGTTATGTTTCTGATATAAAGGATGCAAACCAGGAGGTCCAAGGGGTCTTCCTTGTAGAAGAAAAATCCCTCCTCGAGACCAAAAATGGTGATCCCTATGTGGCAATGAGCCTTTCAGACAAGACTGGGCGGATTGCAGCCAGGATTTGGGATGGGGCAGTGGCTGCCTTTAATTCATTTGATACAGGAGATTATATTTTTATTAAGGGGGTTTCTCAGGCCTTTAAAGCCCAGATTCAACTTCGTGTATTGTCGGTAAAGAGCCTGGACAAAAGTCTCATTGATATCAAAGACTTCCTACCTCATACAAAATTTTCCATAGATGCCATGTGGGATGAGTTTAGACGCATCCTCAAATCAATAAAGGACAGAGAACTAAATAACCTGCTCAAGGCCATATTTGCAGACAAGACAATTCAGGATGAATTCAAGCGCGCTCCTGCGGCAAAAAGGATGCATCATGCCTATATTGGTGGCCTTTTGGAGCATACTCTGTCCGTAGCAAAACTGGCAAAGATGATCGCCAGGTATTATCCCTGGTTGGATTCAGATCTACTCCTTTGTGGAGCACTGCTCCATGACATTGGAAAGATAGAGGAATTTTCTTACGACGCCCCTCCAATAGATTATACGGACAAGGGCAGACTTTTAGGACACCTGGTAATTGGCACGAACATCATAGAGAGATTTTTGGCATTGACCTGTATGGACAAAGAAGGACAAAAGGCAAAACTCCTTTTACATATGATCCTCAGTCACCATGGTCACAAGGAGTTTGGCAGTCCGGTGCTACCTATGACTGAAGAGGCCTTGGTATTGCACTTGATTGATGATCTTGATGCCAAGCTGAACTTCCTTCAAGGGTTAAAAGAAGAAAATCCAACTGATGATTATAACTGGACAAAATATCAGAGTCTACTTGAGCGCTCCTTTTTCCTCCCAGGTATTAGGGAAGATCTGCTAGATGGACTTTTTAGAGGGCAATCTGACGTAAGAGAGCACGATTTCAAGGCACAGGATATAGGACAGAAGGGTCTTTGGGAAAAATGA